In one window of Azoarcus olearius DNA:
- a CDS encoding flagellar protein FliT has product MLSLENSRRLLAIYQAMADAARANDWDRLGELGRQGDELRRQAAASQGTPAPGEEVDLAATIRRILELDGEIRTHAEPAYESTRKLLSGAVQHRNVRNAYGSLGG; this is encoded by the coding sequence ATGCTGAGCCTTGAGAACAGCCGCCGCCTGCTCGCGATCTACCAGGCCATGGCCGACGCCGCCCGTGCGAACGACTGGGACCGGCTCGGGGAACTGGGCAGGCAGGGAGACGAACTGCGCCGCCAGGCGGCGGCCAGCCAGGGCACCCCGGCGCCCGGCGAAGAAGTCGATCTCGCCGCCACCATCCGCCGCATCCTCGAACTCGACGGTGAAATCCGCACCCACGCCGAGCCAGCGTACGAAAGCACACGCAAGCTGCTTTCCGGCGCCGTACAGCACCGCAACGTGCGCAACGCCTACGGAAGCCTCGGCGGCTAG
- a CDS encoding flagellar hook-length control protein FliK, which translates to MIPADLAARLRMITEASFFNTDPPVAGLQRAREIQAQLPELVPGERFMATLQRTLPDGTFRAIVAGRQVTLALNTTAKPGDTLELVVTETSPKAVFARLAAPEATAASTSSAQPALSQTGRLISFLLTGQPEVRPSMLANNQPLLAAPPTSAAQLAPMLRQALGQSGMFYEAHQAQWISGKLDLTALLREPQASASPAAAGTPGAAAASPPPSAASANAAAQLGAAANDAVLAEAAGDEATALRTTPVAERLLPVVHQQLDALATNQYVWQGQAWPGQPIEWIIEDPRGGRDNGDDEPPQEWNTTLRLSLPRLGGVEAQLHLTPAGVALRLRSDDAGSRAALESGRATLEESLAAAGLPLTGMVVEPNNGG; encoded by the coding sequence ATGATCCCCGCCGACCTCGCCGCCCGGCTGCGGATGATCACCGAGGCGAGCTTCTTCAACACCGACCCGCCGGTCGCGGGTCTGCAGCGCGCGCGTGAAATCCAGGCGCAGCTGCCGGAGCTGGTGCCGGGCGAACGCTTCATGGCAACGCTGCAGCGCACGCTGCCCGACGGCACCTTCCGCGCCATTGTCGCCGGCCGGCAGGTCACGCTGGCGCTCAACACCACCGCCAAACCCGGCGACACGCTCGAACTCGTCGTCACCGAAACCTCGCCCAAGGCCGTCTTTGCCCGCCTCGCCGCGCCCGAGGCGACCGCCGCCAGCACCTCGTCGGCCCAGCCCGCGCTCAGCCAGACGGGGCGCCTGATCAGCTTCCTGCTGACCGGCCAGCCCGAGGTCCGGCCGAGCATGCTCGCCAACAACCAACCCTTGCTCGCCGCGCCGCCCACGTCGGCCGCGCAGCTTGCACCCATGCTGCGCCAGGCGCTCGGGCAGAGCGGCATGTTCTACGAAGCGCATCAGGCCCAGTGGATTTCGGGCAAGCTCGACCTGACCGCGCTGCTGCGCGAACCGCAGGCCAGCGCCAGCCCCGCGGCGGCAGGCACGCCCGGCGCGGCGGCAGCCTCACCCCCCCCCAGCGCCGCCTCGGCCAATGCGGCAGCCCAACTCGGTGCCGCCGCCAACGACGCAGTGCTGGCCGAAGCCGCCGGGGACGAAGCCACCGCGCTGCGCACGACCCCGGTGGCGGAACGACTGCTGCCGGTGGTGCACCAGCAACTCGATGCGCTCGCAACCAACCAGTACGTGTGGCAGGGCCAGGCGTGGCCGGGCCAGCCGATCGAGTGGATCATCGAGGATCCGCGCGGCGGGCGCGACAACGGCGACGACGAGCCGCCGCAGGAATGGAACACCACGCTGCGCCTCAGCCTGCCCCGCCTGGGCGGCGTCGAGGCCCAGCTGCATCTCACACCTGCGGGCGTCGCGCTGCGGCTGCGAAGCGACGATGCCGGCAGCCGCGCGGCGCTCGAATCCGGCCGCGCGACGCTGGAAGAATCGCTGGCCGCAGCCGGACTGCCGCTGACCGGCATGGTGGTGGAGCCGAACAATGGCGGATGA
- a CDS encoding EscU/YscU/HrcU family type III secretion system export apparatus switch protein, which produces MADDNTAEGDALPRGEAVALTYASGEAAPRVVAKGRGLIAQEIIERARDAGIYVHQSRELVALLMQVDLDSHIPPQLYVVVAELLAWLYRIESGVEAGPAPESTGSLKALIEALPESQRPPPATG; this is translated from the coding sequence ATGGCGGATGACAACACCGCCGAAGGCGACGCGCTGCCGCGTGGCGAAGCGGTTGCGCTGACCTACGCCAGCGGCGAGGCGGCGCCGCGCGTGGTGGCAAAGGGGCGCGGCCTGATCGCGCAGGAGATCATCGAGCGCGCGCGCGACGCCGGCATCTATGTGCACCAATCGCGCGAGCTGGTCGCGCTGTTGATGCAGGTCGATCTCGATAGCCACATTCCGCCCCAGCTCTACGTGGTGGTCGCGGAGCTGCTGGCGTGGCTGTACCGTATCGAGTCCGGGGTTGAAGCCGGCCCGGCGCCGGAATCAACCGGCTCGCTGAAAGCCCTGATCGAAGCCCTGCCGGAGAGCCAGCGCCCCCCGCCTGCCACCGGCTGA
- a CDS encoding flagellar brake protein, giving the protein MSNQNDDTRVDLLGSDDFEKYLLYGSREIRQILQGLIDHHALITAQTVPGHQSFLTTVVALPDDGASIIIDAGPDEHINQRVGNAERLVCMSQLDKIRIQFDLSAPALTRYENRPAFRAPVPAQLLRLQRREFYRLQTPVTHTVTCRIPLPQPDGRTLELETRVIDISGGGIAVVVPPDNVPFGADMEFENCKLTLPELGTIPVRLKVRNLFRLTNRNGVEMLRAGCEFVDLPRSADNAIQRYIFKVERDRSARERGRL; this is encoded by the coding sequence ATGTCCAACCAGAACGACGATACCCGGGTCGATCTCCTCGGCTCCGACGATTTCGAGAAATATCTGCTCTACGGCAGCCGCGAAATCCGCCAGATCCTGCAGGGCCTGATCGATCACCATGCCCTGATCACGGCGCAGACGGTGCCCGGTCATCAGTCCTTCCTGACCACGGTCGTCGCGCTTCCGGACGATGGCGCCTCGATCATCATCGACGCCGGGCCGGACGAGCACATCAACCAGCGCGTGGGCAACGCCGAACGCCTGGTGTGCATGAGCCAGCTCGACAAGATCCGCATCCAGTTCGACCTGTCAGCGCCGGCGCTCACCCGCTACGAAAACCGGCCTGCGTTCCGCGCCCCGGTCCCTGCGCAGTTGCTGCGCCTGCAACGGCGTGAGTTCTACCGCCTGCAGACCCCGGTCACGCACACCGTCACCTGCCGCATTCCGCTGCCCCAGCCCGACGGACGTACGCTGGAACTCGAAACCAGGGTCATCGACATCAGCGGCGGCGGCATCGCCGTGGTGGTGCCGCCGGACAACGTTCCGTTCGGCGCGGACATGGAGTTCGAGAACTGCAAGCTCACCTTGCCCGAACTCGGCACCATCCCGGTCCGGCTCAAGGTCCGCAACCTGTTCCGCCTCACCAACCGCAACGGCGTCGAGATGCTGCGTGCCGGCTGCGAGTTCGTCGATCTGCCGCGCAGCGCCGACAACGCGATCCAGCGCTACATCTTCAAGGTCGAGCGCGACCGCAGCGCACGCGAACGCGGCCGCCTCTAA
- a CDS encoding PAS domain S-box protein: MPTLSSHHRIWLLRFVLVALAYFAGGRIGLSVPYVGSHITLIWPPTGIALAALLRWELSLWPAVWVGAFAVNLTIGSSPELAFALACGNTLGPWLAARWLRAHQVDSGIARRYDLVRYLAVGVLGGMAVNATNGITQLWLAGIVPGNAVPAAWLTWWLGDAMGALVLGIPLLTARRGNWQPLFSGRRRVELLSVLGLTLTAGAVVFEGNAIHSTTPLLYLPFLLLCWLAIRGSAGLASTAALLLSAEAVWATAQGIGPFQASDLHQSLATLWGYMATATIITVLITVLIGETSANERRLRQIFETNHAIKLIVRPGDHRIVDANEAASAFYGHSLARLRTLRIDDIATEPQPFGADVLARLESESGWHLRTRHRLASGEVRDVEVYAGPVGSGADLRIYAIVHDITERSLAEQELRKFKFFNDNASDAYILIDEDARIHYVNRATCDLLGYTEAELLQLTIPDIDPHYDVARVRAHFNSAKQGRVPPFESEHQRRDGSRFPVEVTSTALQVDGRWMAFTAARDITLRKRVENELRKFRFISDNANDANFLLNPDGRFLYVNALACERLGYSEAELLQMSVPDIDPTYGTPCSRPWTQRPGDRPAPFETLHRCRDGRTIPVEITLTSVEFQGERLRFATARDITDRKRIEAAERRQRESLARLNEVSALSHLPLDEQLRRALAIVAAQLELPCGIVSRVQEGTYTVQAHVAPGEDLRDGQTFLLGDTYCDITLREHRVVAIANMGESRYLSHPCYRNFGLEAYIGAVVHVGGAVYGTVNFSAAQAYAREFDDADREFVELLARWVGSAIEADIARRQLAASEARLQTIIDTEPECVSLRTPDGRVLEMNAAGLALVEADSVEALNAVGLPQLVAPAYREAFAALGRRVSAGESATLEFEIVGLRGSRRWIDAHATALRDASGEVTAILSVARDVTQRRDSEAQLRLAATVFTHAHEGIAICDAERRIVDVNPTFCEITGYSRQEAIGASLALLNSGEDRQALSPDMWQTVARRGHWEGELWNLRKDGTEYAQRLTISAVYDAGGTPTHYIGTFSDITFVKRQQEQLEHLAHYDPLTGLPNRSLLADRLQLALAQARREESAVAVCYLDLDGFKAVNDELGHQAGDLLLVEIGRRLKDCVRAGDTVARLGGDEFVLLLLDVAGQEECIQAVSRVLAAIARPVTIAGEYRSVSASIGIALFPDDDDEPEVLLRHADQAMYLAKQRGKNCYQWHHARAGHAHAGTGLDHRTAADLHNAN, encoded by the coding sequence ATGCCGACCCTGTCCTCCCACCACCGCATCTGGCTGCTGCGTTTCGTGCTCGTGGCGCTCGCCTATTTCGCGGGCGGGCGCATCGGCCTGTCGGTCCCTTACGTCGGCTCCCACATCACGCTGATCTGGCCCCCCACGGGCATCGCGCTCGCCGCCCTGCTGCGGTGGGAACTGTCGCTGTGGCCGGCGGTGTGGGTGGGCGCCTTCGCGGTCAATCTCACCATCGGCAGCAGCCCTGAACTGGCCTTCGCACTGGCCTGCGGGAATACGCTCGGCCCCTGGCTGGCAGCGCGCTGGCTGCGGGCGCATCAGGTCGATTCCGGGATCGCGCGCCGGTACGATCTGGTCCGCTACCTCGCGGTGGGCGTGCTGGGCGGCATGGCCGTCAATGCCACCAACGGCATCACCCAGTTGTGGCTCGCGGGCATCGTCCCGGGCAACGCGGTGCCGGCGGCCTGGCTTACCTGGTGGCTGGGCGACGCCATGGGCGCCCTGGTGCTCGGCATACCGTTGCTGACCGCCCGGCGAGGCAACTGGCAGCCGCTGTTCAGCGGTCGTCGCCGGGTCGAGCTGCTGTCAGTGCTCGGGCTGACGCTGACGGCGGGGGCCGTGGTGTTCGAAGGCAACGCCATCCATAGCACCACACCGCTGCTCTATCTTCCCTTCCTGCTGCTGTGCTGGCTGGCCATCCGCGGCAGCGCCGGGCTCGCCTCCACGGCGGCACTGCTGCTGTCGGCCGAGGCGGTGTGGGCTACCGCGCAGGGCATCGGCCCCTTCCAGGCGAGCGACCTGCACCAGAGCCTCGCCACGCTGTGGGGCTACATGGCCACCGCCACCATCATCACGGTGCTGATCACCGTGCTGATCGGAGAGACCAGCGCCAACGAACGCCGCCTGCGGCAGATCTTCGAGACCAACCACGCGATCAAGCTGATCGTGCGCCCGGGGGACCACCGGATCGTCGACGCCAACGAGGCGGCGAGCGCGTTCTACGGGCATTCGCTTGCGCGCTTGCGCACGCTGCGCATCGACGACATCGCCACCGAACCGCAGCCCTTCGGCGCCGATGTGCTTGCCCGGCTGGAGAGCGAGAGCGGCTGGCACCTGCGCACCCGCCACCGGCTGGCCTCGGGTGAAGTGCGCGACGTCGAGGTCTATGCCGGGCCCGTCGGCAGCGGCGCCGACCTGCGCATCTACGCCATCGTGCACGACATCACCGAGCGCAGCCTCGCCGAACAGGAACTGCGCAAGTTCAAGTTCTTCAACGACAACGCGAGCGACGCCTACATCCTGATCGACGAGGACGCCCGCATCCACTACGTCAACCGTGCCACCTGCGACCTGTTGGGCTACACCGAGGCCGAGCTGCTGCAGCTGACGATTCCGGACATCGACCCGCACTACGACGTGGCCCGGGTCCGGGCGCATTTCAATAGCGCCAAGCAGGGGCGCGTGCCGCCGTTCGAAAGCGAGCACCAGCGCCGCGACGGGAGCCGTTTCCCGGTGGAGGTGACTTCCACCGCGCTTCAGGTCGATGGACGGTGGATGGCCTTCACCGCCGCGCGGGACATCACGCTGCGCAAGCGGGTCGAAAATGAGCTGCGCAAGTTCCGATTCATCAGCGACAACGCCAACGACGCCAACTTCCTCCTCAACCCCGACGGCCGCTTCCTCTACGTCAACGCGCTGGCGTGCGAACGGCTGGGCTACAGCGAGGCCGAACTGCTGCAGATGTCGGTGCCGGACATCGACCCGACCTACGGCACGCCCTGTTCGCGGCCCTGGACACAGCGTCCGGGCGACCGCCCCGCCCCCTTCGAAACGCTCCACCGCTGCCGTGACGGGCGGACGATTCCGGTCGAGATCACACTGACCAGCGTCGAATTCCAGGGCGAACGGCTGCGCTTCGCGACCGCGCGCGACATCACCGACCGCAAGCGCATCGAAGCCGCCGAGCGCCGCCAGCGCGAGAGCCTGGCGCGCCTCAACGAAGTCAGCGCGCTCTCCCACCTGCCGCTGGACGAACAGCTGCGGCGCGCGCTCGCCATCGTCGCAGCCCAGCTCGAATTGCCGTGCGGCATCGTCAGCCGGGTGCAGGAAGGCACCTACACCGTGCAGGCCCACGTGGCGCCGGGCGAAGACCTGCGCGACGGCCAGACCTTCCTGCTCGGCGACACCTATTGCGACATCACGCTGCGCGAACACCGCGTCGTCGCGATCGCCAACATGGGCGAGTCGCGCTACCTCAGCCACCCGTGCTACCGCAACTTCGGCCTGGAGGCCTACATCGGCGCCGTCGTCCATGTGGGCGGCGCCGTTTACGGCACGGTGAATTTCAGCGCGGCCCAAGCCTATGCGCGCGAGTTCGATGACGCTGATCGCGAGTTCGTCGAACTGCTTGCGCGCTGGGTGGGGTCGGCGATCGAAGCAGATATTGCCCGCCGCCAGCTCGCTGCCAGCGAGGCACGGCTGCAGACCATCATCGACACCGAGCCGGAATGCGTGAGCCTGCGCACGCCGGACGGCAGGGTGCTGGAAATGAATGCGGCCGGTCTGGCGCTGGTCGAGGCGGACTCGGTGGAAGCACTGAACGCGGTCGGCCTGCCGCAGCTTGTGGCGCCGGCGTACCGCGAGGCCTTTGCCGCCCTCGGCCGCCGGGTCAGCGCCGGCGAATCGGCCACGCTGGAGTTCGAGATCGTCGGACTGCGCGGCAGCCGGCGCTGGATCGACGCGCACGCCACGGCTTTGCGCGACGCGTCCGGTGAAGTCACCGCCATCCTCAGCGTGGCCCGCGACGTCACCCAGCGGCGCGATAGCGAAGCGCAGCTGCGGCTCGCCGCCACCGTCTTCACCCACGCCCACGAAGGCATCGCGATCTGCGACGCCGAGCGGCGGATCGTCGACGTCAATCCCACTTTCTGCGAGATCACCGGCTACAGCAGGCAGGAAGCGATTGGCGCAAGCCTGGCCTTGTTGAACAGCGGCGAGGACCGTCAGGCGCTGTCGCCCGACATGTGGCAGACGGTGGCGCGCCGCGGACACTGGGAAGGCGAGCTGTGGAACCTGCGCAAGGACGGCACCGAATACGCGCAGCGGCTGACGATCTCCGCGGTGTATGACGCCGGCGGGACGCCCACCCATTACATCGGCACCTTCTCCGACATCACCTTCGTCAAACGCCAGCAGGAACAGCTCGAACACCTGGCGCACTACGACCCCCTGACCGGGCTGCCGAACCGCAGCCTGCTCGCCGACCGGCTGCAACTCGCGCTGGCGCAGGCGCGACGCGAGGAAAGCGCGGTTGCGGTGTGCTATCTCGATCTCGACGGCTTCAAGGCCGTCAACGACGAACTCGGCCACCAGGCCGGCGACCTGCTGCTGGTGGAGATCGGGCGCCGGCTGAAGGACTGCGTGCGGGCCGGCGACACCGTGGCACGCCTGGGCGGCGACGAATTCGTGCTGTTGCTACTCGACGTCGCCGGCCAAGAGGAATGCATCCAGGCAGTCAGCCGTGTGCTCGCCGCCATCGCCCGGCCGGTGACCATCGCCGGCGAATACCGCAGCGTGTCGGCCAGCATCGGCATCGCACTGTTCCCGGACGACGACGACGAGCCCGAAGTGCTGCTGCGCCACGCCGACCAGGCGATGTATCTGGCCAAGCAGCGCGGCAAGAACTGCTACCAGTGGCACCACGCCCGCGCGGGCCACGCTCACGCGGGCACCGGGCTGGACCACAGGACGGCCGCCGACCTTCACAACGCCAACTGA
- the fliE gene encoding flagellar hook-basal body complex protein FliE, whose amino-acid sequence MDTRGIDQMLSELRSVTQAAQNKPAQNTQGAEGVDFAQVLQTAMADVSAAQKEARSMAQDFSAGDPNVNLQDVMVNLQKANLSFQQMVQVRNRLVTAYQDIMNMPV is encoded by the coding sequence ATGGATACCCGCGGAATAGATCAGATGTTGAGCGAACTGCGTTCGGTGACGCAGGCCGCGCAGAACAAACCGGCGCAGAACACGCAGGGTGCGGAGGGCGTCGACTTCGCCCAGGTGCTGCAGACGGCCATGGCCGACGTAAGCGCCGCGCAGAAGGAAGCGCGCTCGATGGCGCAGGATTTCTCTGCCGGCGATCCCAATGTGAATCTGCAGGACGTGATGGTGAACCTGCAAAAGGCCAACCTGTCCTTCCAGCAGATGGTGCAGGTGCGCAACCGGCTGGTTACCGCGTATCAGGACATCATGAACATGCCGGTGTAA
- a CDS encoding sigma-54-dependent transcriptional regulator — translation MIEHLNILVVEDDAALRDAVCLTLEMAGHGVTGVDGGPSALAELERQSFNLVVSDLRMQPMDGLQLLGEIRARLPQLPVLLMTAYGDVDKAVAAMRGGACDFLMKPFEPEVLLENVRRYAAVQPSAEDTIAEDPHTRNLLALAARVAETDATVLLTGESGTGKEVFARYIHHHSLRRKGPFVAINCAAIPENLLEATLFGYEKGAFTGAQTAQPGKFEQAQDGTILLDEISEMPLGLQAKMLRVLQEREVERVGGKKPVSLDIRVLATSNRDMVKEVAAGRFREDLYYRLNVFPLAIPSLRERPGDILPLARHFLGRHGDRLKRHARFSPEAEFLLARYHWPGNVRELENTMHRALILTVGDTVSAETVRLCLPHWTGEAMASPIPQPAATPVPAAAWTPPPAAPAANPAATFAASSVAAANIAGGFALPPIQAADAGGARPSNMKDLEREHILGTLREVGGSRKKAVEKLGISERTLRYKLQQYREEGYDV, via the coding sequence ATGATCGAACACCTGAACATCCTCGTCGTGGAGGACGATGCCGCGCTGCGCGACGCGGTGTGCCTGACCCTGGAAATGGCGGGGCACGGCGTGACCGGCGTGGATGGCGGGCCGAGCGCGCTCGCAGAACTCGAACGGCAGTCCTTCAACCTGGTGGTGTCGGACCTGCGCATGCAGCCGATGGACGGCCTGCAACTGCTCGGCGAGATCCGCGCCCGCCTGCCGCAGTTGCCGGTGCTGCTGATGACCGCCTACGGCGATGTCGACAAGGCGGTGGCGGCGATGCGCGGCGGGGCCTGCGACTTCCTGATGAAGCCGTTCGAGCCCGAGGTGCTGCTGGAAAACGTGCGGCGTTACGCCGCGGTGCAGCCGAGTGCCGAGGACACGATCGCCGAGGATCCGCACACCCGCAACCTGCTGGCGCTGGCGGCGCGCGTGGCCGAAACCGACGCCACCGTGCTGCTCACCGGCGAATCCGGCACCGGCAAAGAGGTCTTCGCGCGCTACATCCATCACCATTCGCTGCGCCGCAAGGGGCCCTTCGTCGCGATCAACTGCGCGGCGATTCCGGAGAACCTGCTCGAAGCGACCCTGTTCGGCTACGAGAAGGGCGCCTTCACCGGCGCGCAGACCGCGCAGCCCGGCAAGTTCGAGCAGGCGCAGGACGGCACCATCCTGCTCGACGAAATCTCCGAGATGCCGCTTGGCCTGCAGGCCAAGATGCTGCGCGTGCTGCAGGAACGCGAGGTCGAGCGCGTGGGCGGCAAGAAGCCGGTCAGTCTCGATATCCGCGTGCTCGCCACCAGCAACCGCGACATGGTCAAGGAGGTCGCCGCCGGGCGCTTCCGCGAGGACTTGTACTACCGCCTCAACGTCTTCCCGCTCGCGATTCCGTCGCTGCGCGAACGCCCGGGCGACATCCTGCCGCTGGCACGCCATTTCCTCGGCCGCCACGGCGACCGCCTGAAGCGCCACGCCCGCTTCTCGCCCGAGGCGGAATTCCTGCTGGCGCGCTACCACTGGCCGGGCAATGTGCGCGAACTCGAAAACACCATGCATCGCGCGCTGATCCTCACCGTGGGCGACACCGTCAGCGCCGAAACCGTCCGCCTGTGCCTGCCGCACTGGACGGGCGAGGCAATGGCAAGCCCCATTCCGCAGCCCGCGGCAACGCCGGTCCCGGCCGCCGCATGGACACCGCCACCCGCAGCGCCGGCGGCAAATCCTGCCGCCACTTTTGCCGCTTCCAGCGTGGCAGCGGCAAACATTGCCGGCGGTTTCGCGCTGCCGCCGATCCAGGCAGCCGACGCGGGTGGCGCGCGCCCGTCCAACATGAAGGACCTGGAGCGCGAACACATTCTCGGCACGCTGCGCGAGGTGGGCGGCTCGCGCAAGAAAGCCGTTGAAAAGCTTGGTATTTCCGAACGCACGCTGCGCTACAAGCTGCAGCAGTATCGTGAGGAAGGTTACGACGTCTGA
- a CDS encoding sensor histidine kinase → MPPQMPPITPADASPAAPLDAAQLAEAFALFSRASEELSTAYNALQGQVVQLTERLTVLMGALPAGVVVVDRAGSVVQVNRAAESLLGAGLAGQRWPTIARALQGTGTPGEFTLEHADGQRRLSVSETALESGEERILLLHDVTETHRMRLAAERNERLAAMGEMVAGLAHQLRTPLAAALLYTGNLRQPELGAPERAKVADRAIERLRYLERLIRDMLLFARGDSLGRQHFGVCDLVAELTHTLEPLARARQIEFSSACSCGELSLYGDRKALGGALTNLLENAIQATEAGGTVSCSASCAQGADGEQVRFVVSDSGRGIPAELQERLFEPFFTTRAEGTGLGLAIARGVARGHGGDISLSSAPGQGSTFTLNLPLWSAAPADAADSGAHAS, encoded by the coding sequence ATGCCACCCCAGATGCCGCCGATCACCCCCGCCGATGCCTCGCCCGCCGCGCCGCTCGATGCCGCGCAGCTGGCCGAGGCTTTTGCGCTGTTCAGCCGTGCATCGGAAGAACTCTCCACCGCCTACAACGCGCTGCAGGGCCAGGTGGTGCAGCTCACCGAGCGCCTGACGGTGCTGATGGGCGCGCTGCCCGCCGGCGTGGTGGTGGTGGATCGGGCCGGCAGCGTGGTGCAGGTGAACCGCGCCGCCGAATCCCTGCTGGGGGCCGGCCTCGCGGGGCAACGGTGGCCGACGATCGCGCGCGCGCTGCAGGGCACCGGCACCCCCGGCGAGTTCACGCTGGAACATGCCGACGGCCAGCGCCGGCTGTCGGTCTCGGAAACCGCGCTGGAGTCGGGCGAGGAGCGCATCCTGCTGCTGCACGACGTGACCGAAACCCACCGCATGCGGCTGGCGGCCGAGCGCAACGAACGCCTCGCGGCGATGGGCGAAATGGTGGCGGGGCTGGCGCACCAGCTGCGTACGCCGCTTGCCGCCGCGCTGCTCTACACCGGCAATCTGCGTCAGCCGGAACTCGGCGCGCCCGAGCGCGCCAAGGTGGCCGACCGCGCGATCGAACGCCTGCGCTATCTCGAACGCCTGATCCGCGACATGCTGCTGTTCGCGCGCGGCGACAGCCTCGGCCGCCAGCATTTCGGCGTGTGCGACCTCGTCGCCGAACTCACCCACACCCTCGAACCGCTGGCACGGGCGCGCCAGATCGAATTTTCCAGTGCCTGCAGCTGCGGCGAGCTGAGCCTGTACGGCGACCGCAAGGCGCTCGGCGGCGCGCTCACCAACCTGCTGGAAAACGCCATCCAGGCCACCGAGGCCGGCGGCACGGTGAGCTGCAGCGCGAGTTGCGCGCAGGGCGCCGACGGCGAGCAGGTGCGCTTCGTCGTCAGCGACAGCGGACGCGGCATCCCGGCCGAGCTGCAGGAGCGCCTGTTCGAACCCTTCTTCACCACCCGCGCCGAAGGCACCGGCCTCGGCCTCGCCATCGCGCGCGGCGTCGCGCGCGGCCACGGCGGCGACATCTCCCTGAGTTCCGCCCCGGGCCAGGGTTCCACCTTCACCCTCAACCTGCCCTTGTGGAGCGCCGCCCCGGCAGACGCGGCGGACAGCGGAGCGCACGCCTCATGA